One genomic window of Candidatus Nitrospira inopinata includes the following:
- the rplL gene encoding 50S ribosomal protein L7/L12, which translates to MSETTSKLSQEELIKAIEGMSVLDLAELVKGLEARFGVTAAAPVAVAAAPAAAGAAAAPAEEKTAFDIILAAAPADKKIQIIKVVRELTSLGLKEAKDLVEGAPKPVKTGVSKEEADTMKKKLEESGAKVEVK; encoded by the coding sequence ATGTCGGAAACTACGTCGAAACTGTCGCAGGAAGAATTGATCAAGGCCATCGAGGGCATGAGCGTGCTCGATTTGGCGGAGTTGGTGAAAGGGTTGGAAGCCCGCTTCGGCGTCACGGCAGCCGCGCCGGTGGCGGTGGCCGCCGCGCCCGCGGCAGCCGGAGCCGCAGCCGCGCCCGCGGAGGAGAAAACGGCCTTCGACATCATTCTTGCCGCCGCGCCCGCGGACAAGAAGATTCAGATCATCAAGGTCGTGCGCGAGTTGACCAGTCTCGGGCTGAAAGAAGCCAAAGACTTGGTTGAGGGAGCCCCGAAGCCCGTCAAGACCGGCGTCTCCAAGGAGGAAGCCGACACCATGAAGAAGAAGCTCGAGGAGAGCGGGGCGAAAGTCGAGGTCAAGTAA